One Natrinema halophilum genomic window carries:
- a CDS encoding phosphoribosyltransferase produces the protein MFDDRTDAGERLAAELERRGLDADVVLGIPRGALPVARPVADALGAALDVVVARKMGAPQNPELAIGAVASDGSVWYNDDMIDRMRISEDYLEDVRAEEAENARQKADRYRETEGLPDLQGKRVVVVDDGVATGATATACLRQVQDTGAERVTLAVPVGSPRSVDDLEREADEVIAVETPADFRAVGQYYRNFGQVTDDEAVQYLDSGP, from the coding sequence ATGTTCGACGACAGAACCGACGCCGGCGAACGACTCGCAGCGGAACTCGAGCGCCGCGGCCTCGATGCGGACGTCGTCCTCGGCATTCCGCGCGGCGCGCTGCCGGTCGCCCGGCCGGTTGCGGACGCGCTCGGGGCGGCGCTCGACGTCGTCGTCGCGCGCAAGATGGGCGCGCCACAGAACCCGGAACTCGCGATTGGCGCGGTTGCGAGCGACGGCAGCGTCTGGTACAACGACGACATGATCGATCGAATGCGCATCTCCGAGGATTACCTCGAAGACGTTCGCGCCGAGGAAGCCGAAAACGCACGCCAGAAAGCCGACCGCTACCGAGAAACGGAGGGATTGCCGGATCTGCAGGGAAAGCGAGTCGTCGTCGTCGACGACGGAGTGGCTACGGGCGCGACCGCGACGGCCTGTCTTCGGCAAGTGCAAGACACTGGAGCGGAGCGAGTCACGCTGGCCGTTCCCGTCGGCTCCCCCCGGTCCGTCGACGACCTCGAACGGGAGGCAGACGAGGTGATCGCCGTCGAAACGCCTGCAGACTTCCGCGCGGTGGGGCAGTACTACCGGAACTTTGGTCAAGTCACCGACGACGAGGCGGTTCAGTACCTCGACAGCGGGCCGTGA
- a CDS encoding MarR family transcriptional regulator, which yields MNAINWQARSDMSESPQPSQAEGENRSSRFPRAIVHKKILDIAEDEPDASIEELAGLVNGVSVDMVEQVLEEYGDPVADSPTEVEEGANSHTMNEVIETNSSVPEGESHLENEIDLEKITEKQHETLRAIYKNPEATQKELAENFDVSSATICHRVNNIDAFEWDTRQEFVERVFEDKEPSKGTKMSSEKASLDLTDEIDELDQRIQSIERNLKERSRPRTAFDDPDLVHKVVHACMDSDQISEEEELRILKELVGGETNTG from the coding sequence ATGAATGCCATTAACTGGCAGGCAAGGAGCGATATGAGCGAGTCACCACAGCCATCGCAAGCCGAGGGAGAGAATCGATCATCGAGGTTTCCACGGGCGATCGTTCACAAAAAGATCCTCGATATCGCAGAAGACGAGCCTGACGCGTCTATCGAAGAGCTGGCAGGGTTGGTAAACGGCGTATCGGTAGATATGGTAGAACAAGTCCTCGAGGAGTACGGCGATCCAGTAGCTGATTCTCCAACGGAAGTGGAAGAGGGGGCAAATTCCCACACAATGAACGAAGTGATAGAAACTAATTCGTCAGTTCCGGAGGGGGAATCGCACCTAGAAAATGAAATTGACCTCGAGAAGATAACTGAAAAGCAACACGAAACGCTTCGCGCTATTTACAAGAATCCCGAAGCAACGCAAAAGGAACTCGCAGAGAACTTCGACGTGAGCAGCGCAACAATATGTCATCGTGTGAATAATATTGACGCATTTGAGTGGGACACACGTCAGGAGTTCGTTGAGCGAGTATTTGAGGACAAAGAACCATCAAAGGGGACGAAGATGTCAAGTGAAAAGGCAAGTTTGGATCTCACCGACGAAATCGATGAACTCGATCAGCGTATCCAGAGCATAGAACGAAACCTGAAAGAACGGTCTCGGCCGCGTACCGCCTTCGATGATCCGGATCTCGTTCACAAGGTTGTTCACGCTTGTATGGACTCCGATCAGATATCCGAAGAAGAAGAACTTCGAATCCTGAAAGAGTTGGTTGGAGGTGAAACGAATACTGGGTGA
- a CDS encoding NAD(P)H-hydrate dehydratase, producing MGRLQRTLSNVGEESGRDNGCIGIVGGSVEHPNQPAIVGRAALRTGSDHVRALVPEPTYEIVAGHSPNLLVDRYEGKRFDDVAVERSIEVSEWADAFVIGPGLVDADPAAVCDTVDSLDIPVVVDALAIEPALESDLSNAILTPSGSEDDPIYEAYGSLEDFSAETGAVVARTGTVDEIVTGDDLIRNETGTSAMTVAGTGDTMAGIVTSLLGQGMDRREAAELGAWILGKAGELATAEYGPGIVATDVIERIPSTIQ from the coding sequence ATGGGGCGACTCCAACGAACGCTCTCGAACGTCGGTGAGGAGTCGGGACGCGACAACGGTTGCATCGGCATCGTCGGTGGAAGCGTCGAGCATCCGAACCAGCCCGCGATCGTCGGACGAGCGGCGCTTCGTACCGGCTCCGACCACGTGCGTGCGCTGGTTCCAGAACCGACGTACGAAATTGTCGCGGGTCACTCACCGAATCTGCTCGTGGATCGATATGAAGGGAAACGGTTCGACGACGTGGCGGTCGAACGAAGTATCGAGGTGAGCGAGTGGGCCGACGCGTTCGTAATCGGCCCCGGACTCGTCGACGCCGATCCCGCAGCGGTGTGCGACACGGTCGATAGCCTCGACATCCCCGTCGTCGTCGATGCACTGGCTATCGAACCCGCACTCGAGTCCGATCTCTCGAACGCGATTTTGACGCCGAGCGGCTCCGAGGACGATCCTATCTACGAGGCCTACGGCTCGCTCGAGGACTTTTCGGCGGAGACGGGCGCAGTCGTTGCGCGGACCGGTACCGTCGACGAGATCGTCACCGGCGACGACCTGATCCGGAACGAAACTGGCACCTCAGCTATGACCGTCGCCGGAACCGGGGATACGATGGCCGGAATCGTCACGTCGCTACTCGGTCAGGGGATGGACCGTCGCGAGGCAGCCGAACTCGGTGCGTGGATACTCGGCAAAGCCGGCGAACTCGCGACTGCCGAGTACGGACCGGGCATCGTCGCCACGGACGTCATCGAACGGATTCCGAGTACGATCCAGTGA
- a CDS encoding universal stress protein — translation MVRKTVVAVDGSPQASAALAYALEEFPESSITALHVVRLPEGYWTSFTDSETELPGYENAQESARELLESAEQTAAESDRELETVVETGKPAREIVDYAVENGFDQIVIGSHGRTGVDRVLLGSVSEQVVRRAPMTVAVVHEQADR, via the coding sequence ATGGTAAGGAAAACTGTCGTTGCCGTTGACGGGTCTCCGCAGGCGTCGGCCGCGCTCGCATACGCGCTCGAGGAGTTTCCGGAATCGTCGATCACGGCGCTGCACGTCGTTCGGCTTCCGGAGGGGTACTGGACGTCGTTCACCGATTCGGAGACGGAGTTGCCGGGGTACGAGAACGCACAGGAATCCGCCAGGGAACTCCTGGAATCGGCCGAACAGACGGCCGCGGAGAGCGACCGGGAACTCGAGACGGTCGTCGAAACGGGGAAGCCTGCTCGAGAGATCGTTGATTACGCCGTCGAAAACGGGTTCGACCAGATCGTTATCGGAAGTCACGGTCGGACGGGGGTCGACCGAGTTCTGCTCGGGAGCGTATCCGAACAGGTCGTTCGTCGCGCACCGATGACTGTGGCAGTTGTTCACGAACAAGCCGACCGATAG